The DNA sequence aaaataaaataattttgtaaaaatagaagtataaaagttatatatgatttcttttaGTTGATAGTTAGAGGGTTACTTACGAATGAAAAgattttatgattatttatctcataaaataatgaaattaatttaattaaacaaaagataaatgtatataattaagaagACACTAGAAACaacagtaaaaataattatagttttttttatataatagtataCATAGTGTTTATGaatgactatttttaaaatagttttttaatcaTTCCACAATGTTCAAATTCAAGATTTttcttaagagaaaaaaaggaatTTATGCTAATCTACTAACtttttaatccatttaataaaaaaaatttaaaccattATAAATGTCAATCAAGTATAAACCCAAATATTAAACTCAGCCAGTTAACCatatctaaatataaataaagtataattatgtgaatattaatttgtataatataaatatccatatttttttatttagcatATTATATGTCTTCGCATTTCTAATTATtgtattacttattaaaataaaataattataatttaaaaacagtATACGCGTTTTCTTATAGTGCAAAATGTAGCTACGCGgataagatatatatttttttataattttcataatttgtaAGAAATGTAGATTAAGTTCAACTAAAAAAAGCTAgatgtaattttaataaaaaatcatttaaatataaattatattatatacttctgtatcataaattatattatatacttcTGTATCATTATTtagtttgttattttatgtgtgcatatgataataaatacacgattatattttatcttactCAGATTTATTGAATGTGTCAGAACGAAATGATTTGAATGTACCGAAACAAAATGATTTGAAAGGAAGAATGAAAGAGATTATAAATTTAGATTCCCATTAACACaactaaaaactatttttgtcaataaaaaataataaaaaataaaaactcgaAGTGAAAGAGCTTAAGTGCTACTAAATTTCAAGAAACAAACACACCACAAGTCGACAAATTGGACCTAAAAGCTGCAAGTGGGACGAAATCTgatttcataattttgttaatGTGAAAAGGGGAACCATacataaaggaaaataaatgtggGAGGCTAAGTCAAAAGTGCTTCACTCTTATGTCTAATTTGGACAAAAATATtatgtcaaaaaataaaatcgacACAAGAACACCATTTATCTTTTCTAGAAAGTGTGGTTGATGACGAtctttttgtttggttttttcATTAGTCTCTCGTAGATTAAGAATTGGACTttctttatgaaaaagaaaatcacacCAACAAATTTCGAGACattaaaatttactatttttttatcaattggtaatatattaattattttttaattacatatagGGAAATTGAtagataaaatagataaaaaaatatatttttaaaatgaaagaaGTATATGATGTTGTTGGTCTCCatctttttaagtttaattggAGTTGTTCTGGAAGAGAATTATAGGACCATTGTGCTATTAAAGTCACTATCAATTAGAAAATAAGATAAGAGTGCTCAATGATTTTCAGCCAATTAAGGTAAAGGAATTACAATAAACTATGCTTGTATTTTTGGACACATGGgggttttctttttcattattatctcattgatttcatattgattttttagaaaatatcaaGTCTAGTTGTACCACCAACttcttataaaatatagttattaatttaatttatatatttacatttatactTTAATTGTATATACTTTATCAAAAGCAAATTACCCCAATTTGTTTCTACCTTGTTTTagattttcataaaaatgtcaaagaaagagataaaattGTTAAAGTAAGTAATCAGAAATAAAATGTCAAGAatatttcaatttgtttatataaatatgagAGTGCAGTTAGTAATAATGAAGACTCAGAAAGAAAAAACCTAAGTTTGATTGGCCAAACCCGGGCCCAATAACAATTTTTGaagattgattttttaatagCCATATCTTTCAGTCTTTGACACGAGCATTTTACAGCGGATAGTGTATGCTTAATTTCCGCAATTGTTTCTACAAACACATATTCTTAAATTTCACCTATCTATTGTTGGTTTCATACTTTAATTTCCTCTTTATAGATAATTATTCATTCAACTTTGTTTGTCGACCACCGACAACACACGTAGAATTAATATAGtttgaatatttgaaaaagCCTTATTGATGACAGTAATATTTGACACCTTATAATTTGGTAACAGAAAAAATCAACATTCTGTGGTCAAATTGCGGAGTGCAGGGTGGCACTATTGAACTCATGTTGCCGTGTGGCTTACGACAAATGCTTCGTCAACTCTCCCCGTTCCATGAACACAAAACAATCACAAATCAGATTGCGGATAATTTTTCGTGgagaagacaaaaaaaaaaaacttcatataatattaaacaacatttttattttattttttaattgtaaaactatttataatggtttttatattaattatcaacatattagtctaaaaaatattagttttgcagactttaatttaagattttacaCTTTCTATTTGATCCATCATAATAAATCATGAAATACGTTATAGTATTTTGTAGAGCTACGACAATGTACAAATGCATTGTattatgtaaatatttctttatcgcaattttatattatttcactTAATATAAGGTTAATctcacttttattattatgatcatTCTTAATCTAAATAAGTTTTGATACATAATAGAATCAAACATGACAAATAAGTCACATAAATTGTCTGTTTAATGTATGAATACAAAATGTCAATCAATTCCATCAAAATCGCTGTACTCCATATTCGTCCTTATTTATAATgaagtttagaaaaaaattgttcttCCTATAAGACATTTTATAGTTGAATGATGTGTTTATTTTCGTCTAAGATATCCTACTTAGCATactttttctagaaaaaaaaattaaatatgtttttcgtccTTCAACTTTCGGtctaaattgaaattagttaatcttaaaaattttgaaccaatttagtctcacaattttgtaaatacgtagatttaatttttttaaacaaattttgtaaagtttatttgacgtttcaaacacattgtattataatattatagtttgtttacactgtttgacacatgtTTCCTTCAATTTTGACTAAGAAACACGTTTGAGacgtcaaataaattaaaaaaaatgtgatttaaattaaattcacatatttctaaaaataatgaaCTAAATTGGTTCTAGAaagaactaattctaatttttactgaAACTAACCACATAcatatttgacaaaaaaataataaatatttaagtgaAAGCTATAAATTTTCTCTCTTAATTTGATAACATGAATAGTTAAAAATatcatacattattttaactttaaacaTGACATGAATACTTTTGGAACagcaatataaattattaactaatttattatttattaattaatttaattatttttaatagattttaacaagtaaattttgataattttttttaataatgtgacatttttttaagtgattttaaaatataaaaaaatgaaaaattaatatcactcaagatttgaaaaaaagttgtggaaatataattgttaaaacaaaaatattttttaacaaacacatttttaacaaagttgacaaaattactaaattgaataatttattgttttctaagaaagttacaaaaataaaatttaaaaatttaaaaattctttttaccaaaaataattatttgtcaaacaaaattttgttaaaatatcatttcctAAAGAAGAAATATTTACGATTGACCTTCGAAACCTCCCACAGTGTTTTTATACGACAAATTCAACTTGTGTGTTAGGACATTTTCCTCTCAGACTGTGTCTATAAATGCCTCACTAAGTTATGCTGTTTCTCGCACACCAcagtaaaacaaaatttgaaattgacCCTTTTTGTTTAACAATGGCACTCTCATTCTCCTCGAAGGGTGTCTTTCTCTGCACCTTCTTATTCTGCTTATCATTGGCCTCCGAAGCTCGTAGATCACCCGTTTCTTCTGTGGTTAGCGAGGACCTTTTCAATTCCATTTTCCTTCACAAAGACAACGCTGCATGCCCCGCTAAAAACTTCTACACCTACGATTCCTTCATCATGGCATGCACAAGATTCCCTCAATTTGGTTCTCGAGGTAGTTCAATCACACGCAAGCGTGAGGTTGCGGCGTTTCTTGCTCAAATTTCTCAAGAAACCACCGGTGGCTGGGCTACTGCACCCGACGGACCCTATGCTTGGGGTTTGTGCTTCAAGGAAGAAGTTAGTCCTCAGAGTGACTACTGCAATTCCACCAACCAACAATGGCCTTGCTACCCAGGAATAACTTATAAAGGAAGAGGACCAATTCAACTTTCATGGTATACATATAATATCTCATGATGTTTAAGTATTTGTAATTTTGTCCACAAAAAATTGTACAAGAAAAGTTTCTGCATGATTCTCAACACTTTTCTTGTGTATGGTGCAGGAACTACAACTATGGACCGGCAGGGGAGGCTTTGGGATTTGATGGATTGAGAAACCCTGATGTGGTGTCAAACAATTCAGTGATTGCCTTTGAAACAGCTTTGTGGTTTTGGATGACAGAGCAAAAGCCGAAACCTTCTTGCCACAATGTGATGATTGGAAAATATGTGCCCACAGAAGCTGACATAGCAGGTAATAGAACTGCAGGGTATGGTCTTGTGACTAACATAATCAATGGTGGACTTGAATGTGGAATTCCTGGTGATTCAAGGATGAATAATCGCATTCAATTCTTCAAAAGATATGCAACATTGTTCAATGTAGATACAGGACCTAACTTGGATTGTGCATATCAGAAACCCTTTTAATTAAACTGTTTCttcattgttattttcttttatgttcttTCTCTGTGCCAAAGATTCACCCATGATGTACTCAAAGCTTATGATATCGTATACCCAGTGTTTTAGATTTCAATGTTACTATAGATGAATactgaaattaataaaataattttgaagtttttttttttttatttaggcTAACAATAAcacgtgatttttttaatttaaatttattaaactagttttaaatataaagacAAGCACATCTAGCATCACAAATTGACaggtataaaattttaaaattgtttttatataacatgaTTGATTCTTTAGATTTAAAATAACTTCTAACTTACTCATAGTATTATGAATATCACAATTCAGAATTGATTAAGAGAAATTAAGATAGTAAACTGTAATTATGAAGATGATGAACAaacttcttaaaatttaaagtgTTCTAAAACAAGGTTCAAGTAAAAGGTAAGTTAAATGATAAACGGTAGATTTTGAATTAATTGATACAATAAATcgtatttaaaaagtttaacttGATAGATCAAAGAATCAAAAtgcaattttgaaaataaatgacACGAAAGATgaattactaataataaaaagtaacttctataaataatttaaaaagttgcTGATAAAGATATAGAACTTAATTTGAATCATTATAAATTTGAGAAGAAGTCTCTAACAAATTTTTAACTTGCtaagttctcaaaattttaaaaactttctgtttttaatttttttattaattatgtggAATGACAATTATCTAATCCTTTTACCCTCTTTAAATATCAAACATAACCATGACGACTAAGGTATttctacaaattaaaaaaaaattaggtataaatatatatttggtacccaaactttttcggaaagttcaatgtggtacccgaactttaggaatgttcaatttggtaccccaattttctaaagaggttcaatttggtcctctccgtgtccgtacggacacggtgttaactccaacttaacggagaggaccaaattgaacctctttagaaaattggggtaccaaattgaacattcctaaagttcgggtaccacaatgaactttccgaaaaagtttgggtaccaaatgtgtatttataccaaaaaattataaagttataaaattataaaaaataaaaaattacaaaattaatatatatatatatatatatatatatatatatatataactactataattttataattttacattcttttaaattttttaattttattttctataattttatactaataattttgtgataatacttttataatttcattactttataattttattaattttatattttataatttacttttgtgatttcttaatgttattttttatatttttatattttatatttttaattttacatttatatttttgtaacttaatattcatcattttatttttctaattttatattttacaattttttaattttaataggatttaaaagaattttgttaaatattataaatcttTGAGAGAGATCCACGTCTTCATGATCTCTCTTGTGAAGAATATTATGTGACATTTTTAAACTGGTCACATCGTATCAAAAGAATTTAACTGCAGGGacttaatgttttaaaattgaagaatttaACCGTAAGAacttaatgttttaaaatcttgAGAATTTAATAGATCACAAAAATGTATTAGGaacttatttaaaagttttctatgactcaaaacttaattaaaccaaaacataaatgTTTTTTCTCTTGCAACTTCAACTATTTTATCTTCTCCTATAATTCCTCATTGattgataataaacaaacaatTCCTTCTTCACACAGTGTTTTGTTTTAAGGATATTACTGGTCACGATGTAATAATGAAGTGACATTCATGTTTGTATCAACACATTTTTGTAGGTGAATGCATGAGTAGATTTGAGGAAGAGATGTGTGCATATATCTTTGTTGAACTAAGAAAATTTGCATGATATTACCGAATGAACCTTCCTTTTTTTTGCATTTCACAATGTAAGAAAAGTGGAAGAAACGGATTATGAACTTGGAAAACAAATTCTGGATAAGGGAGAATCGATTCTCATCGGGAGAGAATTGATTACAAAGCTGAAGAATAGATTCTAAGGTGTGGGTGGCCTTTTTTGTATTTCAAGATCTCTTAGAAGTTTAGAAGTcaaatttgtaaatatgagtCCGTTGATTTTTGTCAAACAGGGTCAAGTTGTCCTGGTGGAGGAATTTGCCAAACcggtttctctttttttttttaaaaaaaaaaaacaatgtcgTCATTGGAAACTACGATTTTGTTAAGGAAAAAATGAAGTCGTCTTCATACACGATGACTTCactttttaggttttttttttcgtaattaatgaaaactgaaaaatttgaaaaaaagaaaaaataattaaaactgaaaaatttgaaaaaaatggaaaaataattaaaactggaaaatttgaaaaaaaataatgaaatctgaaaattttgaaaaagaaaagaaaaaataataaaaacttaatattttgaaaaaaaaaggaaaaaaattgaaaaaaaaattgaaaagtgaagtcgtcttctaacatgacgacttcacttttcaattAACATAAATTGTAGTTTCCAATGAcgacattgattttttttttcataaaaaaagagagaaactGGTTGGGttgaggacgacttcacctgtaATGTCATCTTCCACCATGACGACTTGATCCtatttggcaaaaaaaaaaaaatcaactaactcatatttataaatttaacttcTAACAAACcctgaaatataaaaaagtcGTGTAAATATCTATTATAAGGAGGAGAGAATCATGGTTCTTTGTTGTTGGTGTGCACTCGTGGTGGTTGTTGTGCTCATGGTTGTGATGTGCTTGTGGGGTTTGATTCGTGATTACTATTGTGCTTGTGTAGTTGTGGGTGTGTTCATGATAGTTGTTCTGTAGTGATATAGTTGTGTTATCGGTTACGGTTGCAGGTGGTTGTAGATGGCAGTTGAGGTGTTGGAGTGATTGTGTGAAAGAAGCCATAATCACAAAcatgagaagaagatgaacaataataattaataataataatagtaataatattaataataataataaataattataactacaataataattataattttaataataataagtgattaattacaataataacactaataataataattacattttatttcatattaattcttaatataaaggaaaaattgtaatttaataatttaatctattaaaattttgttatctaTCAAATTTATCAAATCACTCGTTAACTTTCATTTcaactttctttattttcatcatatttccctttaattcaaataatctCACTTCCACTTATCTTTCCTCTCAAATCCATCctcaaatttatcataaaaaacaaacacacgtattttaaaaaataactttcctTTTTTCGTATGTAGTTTTTTATGCATTTCTTACTCTTTATATAAACAATGTAatcatgaatttttatttaaccaATAACTGTATTctcatattaataattttttttttatgtctctaTATATTATCTCTCTCCTCAACATTTCTTTATTATGGAtacaaatttattcttttaagttatgttatttatattgtaagagttatttaataaaatgttaatttaatttttgtggaTTTTGTTGTGTAACACTATTTTCAAGACATTGTAAGGGTTattctttatataaaatttaagaacttaGGGTTAAATAAAACCTtgacttataaaaaaaatgaaatatttttttttctatcaatcaaataaaatactaattaaaatacgAGTCGTATTAAACGTTTGCATTGaagtaaaagttaaatattttaaaagtacaaACCCATAAGAATTGTATTAAGATGCATATTAAAAGTACGTTGAAATCCACAAAAGTTAAATGAAGACATAAAAAATGATTCTTGAAATGGAGAGATCTTACGATGAAAATGACTTTATTActctaattcaatttttttatcacactcACACTACAATGAATGTTTTCTTtagttgttataaaaaatatacattttcaaaaaaacaatattttttatttttataacctaaagtcttcattaaaattgatgatCTTATAAAACCCTTACTCTACATGTAACTAATGCAAGGAAGAATACCCttattaagaaatatattattctcATTTATAACTCaacaaaaatcaatataattttaaataggttaataaaatattatcatttaaaaatttattgacCCAATTGATTTGATTCCTAAAAATCACTACCTAGCATTTGGTTGGTGGCATTtcattagtatttaaatttgataaatgtgGCATTTCTACTTTTATGATCCACCTAGATGCTATTGCCAAAAGAAACACAGAAGAGgacaagaaaaacaaattatgaaaGTGAAATCACCAGAAGATGCTGTCATTTCATACAATCTTTGCACTTTATCCCAGAATCAttcttttatcctttaaaaaacAAGCATAGTAAATGTGTCTCCCTATTATGGAAAACAAATAGTAATCAAAATTTTCTGAAGAGAAAACCTAACAGACTACTTTAAAATACTCTAAAATATGTTTCTTTCCTTCAAatgtttcaaaatttgttttattttttacgaaaactttaaatatttttagtttttatatttagcTAATGTGGTgcagttttaattttttttttctgtttactgcttttttttcaatcatatattttttattgataagaCTGGAATAATGTTTGAAAAATATGAACCTTTTTATTTGATACGTGACGATATAATTGGAGTAGTTTAGCAGTCTATTTATTTTGTGGCACGTCGAGAATTTGCTGGGCCAATTCATTTAAATGTGATAATAATTTGGGTCAAGTGAAGCCACATTGGGCAAAGGTTGGAACCTGTCTGCTACCAATCTACATGGGTCTTTATCTCATTCTCATTCACACAATTGTGCCTACAGATTCTGCAACTGTCTTTGTagaatttattaaatgattagACAACTACCCAAATCAAATTCATTCCATTCCCCAATTAAACCCTAGTCTTGTCTAGATCAGATTTCAATATGTTCACAAATCATAATCAAACATTTGTGTGAATGAAATTCGAATCTAAACAGCAATTGTGTACATATAGActaatcaaaatatcaaaatcaaaacaatgcAGATGAATAATACTATAACATTACTTTATTGTGCTCGACATTCTATTATGTCTGTCCCTTTATTGCTCCTTATTCCTCGCATGTTTCTACTTTGCTTTCTGTCTAAACCATATGTTTTTCTGCAATTTTCCTTTGCTTTATTCATTTTCTGTGTAAGAGAACGCGGAGGAACTGGAAATTATGTCGGTAACGAGAAAAACTAGAACCAAACTTATAGAAACCAAAATAAAGTAGGCAACTGGAAACTTACACAAACGGCATTTTTGCTCTTTTTTCATTTAGAAAATTTATGAaaggatgaaaataaataattgtaattatatttaaactctatttttttttccttttccttttctttgatttttctctttctcgtgATCTCAACCCTTTTCAATATCCAAACATACTAAGAATATACACCACTTTGATAATGGATGATCACTGACATTGAGTCTCACTCTACAGGACTAAATATTTAAGTCACAAAAAGAACCAATCTTTTGTCATATGTGAACATTGATCACCCAAATGTCTCAACCCTTGTGATCTTCAACCTTTTTACAGCCGAAAGGAACATCCTACATGACCAAAAAAGCAAGTACATCAATGcttaaaatggaaaaaaaaatgtaaaagctCCATGTAGTAATAGGTAGAAAATGAGTTTTTAAGAGAAAGTTATGGTTATAACTTACTCCCAAGGAACGTCTCCAACCATAATCAAATCTCCTTCTCCATCTTCATAAGTTAGAACATGGCATCTCTCTTGTTGCACTCCATCCATCTCAGTCCCCCCTGGGAAAAACAACCACATTCGCATGTTAGGAGACAAAGATGCTACATACACAACGTCAAAGTAATTAACCATGACAGAATGGAACCAGATCATACACAGAATGGTGGTGTCAAACATTTGTTCAAGGGTCTTCACTAACTCGTGATAACCATCATGAGC is a window from the Vigna unguiculata cultivar IT97K-499-35 chromosome 7, ASM411807v1, whole genome shotgun sequence genome containing:
- the LOC114192497 gene encoding chitinase 10, encoding MALSFSSKGVFLCTFLFCLSLASEARRSPVSSVVSEDLFNSIFLHKDNAACPAKNFYTYDSFIMACTRFPQFGSRGSSITRKREVAAFLAQISQETTGGWATAPDGPYAWGLCFKEEVSPQSDYCNSTNQQWPCYPGITYKGRGPIQLSWNYNYGPAGEALGFDGLRNPDVVSNNSVIAFETALWFWMTEQKPKPSCHNVMIGKYVPTEADIAGNRTAGYGLVTNIINGGLECGIPGDSRMNNRIQFFKRYATLFNVDTGPNLDCAYQKPF